AGGGGAAAAGCAACCTGAAGACTTTTGGCGAGGGTTACGGCCTGACGCCCAGCGATGTCAACGGCTTGGTGCTGGCCCTGACCGGCATGGAGGCCATCACCTTCCGGATAGCCTGGCAGATGCGGAGGGTGGACGAGCTGCTGCGGTACACCGACCTCTCCATCGAGGAGGTGGCCCGACAGAGCGGCGTGGGATCGACCACCAACCTCTTCTATGCCTGCCACCGCGACTTCCACTGCTCTCCCTCGCAACGCCGTCGCCATTTGCGCCAAGCGAACGACCTCGGGCGCTACCGATAAGCCCCATCCGCACGGCTTTTGGCGCCTCGGTCTAACTTTGATTCACGATTTTTTCCCCCGACCACTTATACAACATGTCTACAACAAACGAACTCTCGGCCCTTGGCGCGGAGGCGCTCTTGGAGCGCGACCTGGCGCATTGGCCCATGGCCCGACAGAACTACGAGGCCCTCAACGACGTACGCATCCGCACAGTGCGCTTCGGCGCATTCCGCATCGACGTCCAGTTTAACCCGGCTCGCATCGTCTCGTCCGGCGCCCGCACCGACGCGGCCTCCATCAGCCAGCGCCCCTGCTTCCTCTGCGACGCCAATCGGCCGCCGGAGCAGGACGCCCTGCCCTGCCTCGACGACCGTTACCTGCTCCTGGTCAACCCTTTCCCCATCTTCCGCCGCCATTACACCATCGTCGAGCGCACACACACGCCTCAGTCGATCGCCGACGGACGGATGGCCGACTTCCTCGAGCTTGCGCGGCAGCTGAGCGGACTCACCCTCCTCTACAACGGCCCCAGCTGCGGCGCTTCCGCCCCGGATCACCTCCATTTTCAGGCCGTCACCCGCGGGCAGATGCCCCTCGACACAGAGGTCGACAGCCTGCACGCCACGCTGCTGATTCGCTCGCCGGAGGCCACCCTCAGCCGCATCCTTGGCTGCCTGCGCCCCCTCTTAGTCATCCGCGCACGGACGGCGGAGGCTGCCAAGGCCCTCTTCGGGCGCGTCGTCCGCGCACTGCCCCGGACCTCCCCGGACGAGGAGCCCATGATGAACCTCACGGCCCGCTACGAGGCCGGGGAGTGGGTCGTGATCGTCATGCCCCGCCGTCGCCACCGGCCCTGGGAACCCGGCGAGGGCATCCTGACAGCTCCCGGCGCAGCCGACATGGGCGGCCTCTTCATATCGGTCCGTACCGAGGACTTTGAGGCCACCGACGCCGAGACACTCCGCGCTGTCTACCGTGCCGTTTGCCCCTCGGACGAGGCCATCCGAGCTCTCCGATTCGATAAGTAAACCATGACTGTGCCATTGGGGCACGCCTCGAGGAGGTATCTCCCGTTGTCTCAGCGGCCAGTTCATATCACGTATTAATATCTAACCAATCCAAATATGAAGCAGTTTTTCAAGATGATGTTTGCGTCGACGCTGGGCTTTATCCTGGCTTCGATCATAGTCAGCGCCATCCTGTTTGTCACAATGATAGGCATGGTGGCCGGGCTCAGCAAAAGCTCCGCGGCAGCGGTAGGTCCGAAGGCGGGGGAGAGCGTATTCAAGATTACACTGGCGGGTGAGATCCCCGAGACCACGCCCGAGAGCCCGTTTTCGGCTCTGGTCAGCGGCAACGACGAGGCGCTGTCCATGCACGACCTCGTGGCTGCTATACGCAACGCCAAAGAACAGGAGACCGTGAAGGGTATCTACTTAGACCTGGGCGCTTTTTCGAGCGGCGTGGTCACGCTCGATGCCGTACGCCGCGCGCTGGCCGACTTTAAGGAGAGTGGTAAGTTCGTCGTCGCCTATGCCGATCGCTATACCCAGGGGGGCTATTACTTAGCCTCCATAGCCGACAAAGTTTTCCTCAATCCCGAGGGGATGCTCTCGCTGAACGGCCTCTCTTCGCAGACCACCTTCGTCAAAGGGGCGCTGGAAAAAATCGGTGTGGAGATGATGATCTTCCGAGTGGGCACCTACAAAGGCGCCGTCGAACAGTTTATGACCGACAAGCTCAGCGACGCCAACAGGGAGCAAATCACGGCCTACCAGCGCACCATCTGGGGCAACATTACCCGCTCCATCGCCAAGAGCCGCAAGATCACGGCCGACGATGTGAACCGCTTTGCCGACGAAGGCGGCGCCCTGCTCGACGCCCGTAAGGCGGTGGCGTACAAACTCGTCGACGAACTGAAATATCGCCGCGAGGTGGAGCAGTACCTCATGGATCGCGCCGGCCAGAAGGGCGACAAGCTGAAGGCAACCAGCGTTGCTGCGCTCAAGGGCGCCAAGAAGAAGGAGAAGGAATATCGCAACAAGATCGCCGTGGTCTATGCCGAGGGCGAAATCGTGGAAAGCCTGCCCGGGGGCTTCAGTGCCGGCGAGGCAGCCATCACGGAGCGCCTCAATGACGACTTGAAGAAGCTGGAGGGCGACGACGACGTGAAGGCCGTCGTGCTCCGCGTCAACTCGCCCGGCGGCAGCGCCTACGTTTCCGAACAGATCTGGAAGACAGTGAGCGATCTGAAGAAAAAAAAGCCGGTCATCGTCTCGATGGGCAGCGTCGCAGCTTCGGGGGGCTATTACATCTCCGCCTGCGCCAGTAAGATCGTGGCAGAGCCGAACACCATCACCGGCTCCATCGGCATCTTCGGTATTTTCCCCAATGCCACGGGCCTCTATAAGAAGGTGGCCCTGACGACCGACGTGGTCAAGACGAACCGTTACGCAGATATGCTGGATCCTTCGCGTCCCATGACCGAGGACGAGAAAGCGCTCATGCAGGCCTTCGTTAACCGGGGGTACGAAACCTTCCTCACCCGCTGCGCCGACGGACGGGGCAAGAGCAAAACCGACATCGACTCGATCGCTCAGGGACGCGTCTGGACGGGGGAACAAGCCCTCAAGATCGGTCTCGTGGATGAGCTGGGGGGACTCGAGCGCGCCATTGAATTAGCCGGAGAGCAGGCCAAGATCATCAACTATAACGTGATCGAGGTGACCTCCAAGAGCGACTTCCTGCGCGATCTGCTCGAAAAACAGGTGGGGCGCATCAAGATGTCTATCCTGAAGGATGCCCTCGGCGAGGACTACGAATATGTCAAGGCCCTCCGCACGGCCCATCCGACCTACGGCGTGCAAGCGCGCATGCTTTACACGCCCAATAATCTCTGACACAACCCGATGAAATCAAACAAAACAAACAAGCAATACCCCGTAGCATGGCCCTTAGCGCTGTGCTACGGGTTGGGCGTGCGCCTGCGTAACCTCTGCTTTGGTCTGGGGATCCTTCCCTCGGAGACCTACCCGATAGCCGTCATCAGCGTCGGCAATCTCTCGGCCGGGGGGGCGGGAAAGACGCCGCTCGTGGAATATCTCGTCCGCCTGCTCTCGCCGCGCTATCGTGTGGCGGTGCTCAGCCGGGGGTACCGAAGGAAAACGAAGGGCTACGTTTTGGCCAGCGCCTCGAGCACGGCGCGAGAGATCGGCGACGAGCCCAGCCAGATCAAGCGCAAATACCCATCCGTCACCGTGGCCGTCGATGGCCACCGTCGGCGGGGCATGCGTCGCCTCCTGGCCCTGCCTGAGGCGGAGCGGCCGCAGGTGGTCGTACTCGACGACGCTTTTCAGCACCGCTACGTCCGCCCCTCGCTCTCCATTTTAGTCACCGATAGCCACCGCCTCTTCACCCGCGACCGTCTGCTGCCCGTGGGTACCCTCCGCGAGCCCCGCTCCGGTGTCCGCCGTGCCGATATGGTGGTGGTCACCAAGTGTGATCCCGCCATGAAGCCCATTGAGAGTCGGATCATCGAGGATGAGCTGCGGATCGACATCAGTCGCCCGCGCTTCTTCACCTCCATCGCTTACCGGCGGCTCGAGGGCGTCTGGCCCGAGGAGTGCCCCGCCCGCGAACTGTCGTCTTTGGGGGCCGACACAGACGTGCTGCTCATCGCTGGCATCGCCGACCCGTCCCCCCTGATCGAAGAGCTCCGCCGGCACACCGAGCAGGTGGTCGCCCTGACCTTCCCCGACCATCACACGTTCCATCGCACGGACATCGACAAGATCCGCGTCGCCCTCAAGAAGCAACGGCCAGAGACCCTCATCCTCTGCACCGAAAAGGACGCCGAGCGGCTGCGCACGACGCCCCTCTTCCCCGCTGAGTGGCACGCCCGCACCTATGCCCTGCCGATAGAGGCCACGTTTCTCTTCGGCGCCTCGTCACGCTTCGATGAATTTGTCATCCGCCACGTAGAAACCATAGAGAAGAGCCATATCCTTAGGCGGTAACGCACAAAATGGAGAGCAAGCGGGGCAACACGCCCAGTCTGCGCTGAATTTTTTAGAGGGTACTTCGTCGTGTCTCTCGTTGCGTCGCTCGTTTTTCCGTCCCCTTAGTACCATT
The sequence above is drawn from the Tannerella serpentiformis genome and encodes:
- the sppA gene encoding signal peptide peptidase SppA, with the translated sequence MKQFFKMMFASTLGFILASIIVSAILFVTMIGMVAGLSKSSAAAVGPKAGESVFKITLAGEIPETTPESPFSALVSGNDEALSMHDLVAAIRNAKEQETVKGIYLDLGAFSSGVVTLDAVRRALADFKESGKFVVAYADRYTQGGYYLASIADKVFLNPEGMLSLNGLSSQTTFVKGALEKIGVEMMIFRVGTYKGAVEQFMTDKLSDANREQITAYQRTIWGNITRSIAKSRKITADDVNRFADEGGALLDARKAVAYKLVDELKYRREVEQYLMDRAGQKGDKLKATSVAALKGAKKKEKEYRNKIAVVYAEGEIVESLPGGFSAGEAAITERLNDDLKKLEGDDDVKAVVLRVNSPGGSAYVSEQIWKTVSDLKKKKPVIVSMGSVAASGGYYISACASKIVAEPNTITGSIGIFGIFPNATGLYKKVALTTDVVKTNRYADMLDPSRPMTEDEKALMQAFVNRGYETFLTRCADGRGKSKTDIDSIAQGRVWTGEQALKIGLVDELGGLERAIELAGEQAKIINYNVIEVTSKSDFLRDLLEKQVGRIKMSILKDALGEDYEYVKALRTAHPTYGVQARMLYTPNNL
- the lpxK gene encoding tetraacyldisaccharide 4'-kinase, with protein sequence MKSNKTNKQYPVAWPLALCYGLGVRLRNLCFGLGILPSETYPIAVISVGNLSAGGAGKTPLVEYLVRLLSPRYRVAVLSRGYRRKTKGYVLASASSTAREIGDEPSQIKRKYPSVTVAVDGHRRRGMRRLLALPEAERPQVVVLDDAFQHRYVRPSLSILVTDSHRLFTRDRLLPVGTLREPRSGVRRADMVVVTKCDPAMKPIESRIIEDELRIDISRPRFFTSIAYRRLEGVWPEECPARELSSLGADTDVLLIAGIADPSPLIEELRRHTEQVVALTFPDHHTFHRTDIDKIRVALKKQRPETLILCTEKDAERLRTTPLFPAEWHARTYALPIEATFLFGASSRFDEFVIRHVETIEKSHILRR
- a CDS encoding DUF4922 domain-containing protein; this translates as MSTTNELSALGAEALLERDLAHWPMARQNYEALNDVRIRTVRFGAFRIDVQFNPARIVSSGARTDAASISQRPCFLCDANRPPEQDALPCLDDRYLLLVNPFPIFRRHYTIVERTHTPQSIADGRMADFLELARQLSGLTLLYNGPSCGASAPDHLHFQAVTRGQMPLDTEVDSLHATLLIRSPEATLSRILGCLRPLLVIRARTAEAAKALFGRVVRALPRTSPDEEPMMNLTARYEAGEWVVIVMPRRRHRPWEPGEGILTAPGAADMGGLFISVRTEDFEATDAETLRAVYRAVCPSDEAIRALRFDK
- a CDS encoding helix-turn-helix domain-containing protein — its product is MARERLYMRRWNYERDQEVPEEKRRRRTGGRTLAVRPQFPLDEIYITLFFERRVYAPDGTIHYEPIPQRAADTGVELLDDLRRMLSEGKSNLKTFGEGYGLTPSDVNGLVLALTGMEAITFRIAWQMRRVDELLRYTDLSIEEVARQSGVGSTTNLFYACHRDFHCSPSQRRRHLRQANDLGRYR